The window cagaatgaatacttgGTAAATAGCCGATGTCATATGACCTCCCTGCAccctttgtgcaaacaaatcaggatgaacgatCAATATATACGCCATCTGGAAGTGGCCTCCTTATCAGCAAACTATCATTCACCTGAATCGAACTGTAACAGGCAACCTGTGCATGAAAACTCATTGGTGAATATGGATCATCTTTTATGTATAGCTCTGGGAATGACCTACAGATCTGGATGCTCCACCACTGGCTTCACACCAGTTTTGTCCCCTTCTGACCTTGAAAAGGAAGCAGGCCAGGCCCTTGGGCTCAGCTGCATCCGTGGATGTCTGGGCTGCAGTGACAGCTTTACCCCAATGGAAAAAATATTAACAAATTTCTAATGAGAATGTTACTTTTATGTGAAGGACACAAGGATGAATAAGCATGAGCCTAATCTAAGAATGAATGCTATTAATATAAGATAATCACATCATTCCATATCGATATTTAAAATGAAGTGAACGTTTCCCTGTTCTAATTAACATTCCTACAGCTGTTTGTTCCCAATGCTTTATTATTGCCCATGCATTTCTTTGTGTTGTTCGGTAGTTAAGACAATTCTttggttcattcattttcatgaTCTTAGGCGCATGCTGCTAAGACTCCAGGTGCCAATTGTTCCGCATGATGTAATAGTCACAACTGCTTACGATGTAAGAATGTACCGTAGTCTGGATTCCTTCCAGCGCATTTGGAAGGAATGAACTTTTGAGACTGTAGATTAGTGAAAGACATCAAATAATCTACTATGCAGTTTGGGAAGTGCTTCACCGTTCTCTGTGTAACCTTAAGATATTGTAGCCTAGTTTGCATGATAGGTCATGAAATCAAGAAGCAGgtgattttgttttatgtttggatacaactggatgGCATTTTGAAATAAAGGGGTGGATTAAGTCTTATACtcctgcactgattttttttggcAGAGGAATGCTGAGTACAAGTCTGCTAGCAACAACTCTTTTATACTAGTGCACCTAGATGTCTCTTATCAGTTGTTTTTGAaactaaggctgcattcagaagtgtgaattttattgtttataatgctagcacttctgtcccaatttctaacattccttttacaCTGTGCTACCCGCTGCAATATGAAACAATggcttttaaatcaatatactgcCATATTGCAGCAAATTTTAAATCATGGAGAAGAACTGTATGCTGGGACACTGCCCATTTTTTGTCACATGAGCAGCAGTGCTGAGATCATGAAAACTGCAGGAAAGTTACAATGCAAAACTCGTGATTTTCCAAGTGAATGAGGTTGCAAATGGACTTTTTCTAGAAACAACACAGAAAGGACCGCTTAATTTTTGCTAGTTTTCTAGATCATGGAATATCAGTTTTGCCCCATTAGAGATCTATAACCAGCAAGACCTACACTGTTCTTCAAACCTGAAACATGattggatttaattttttttgtctgACACAACTGTATGCTTCACAAGAGAGAAAACACTGCATATGAAAAAGCCATCTAAAGGAACCATTATTAGAATAACCCTGAGATTATTAATATGGCACTACAGCAGTTATTGTGGACAGCATAGTTTATGTGTTTTTAACCATATTTTTCCCATCTGCCTATACATCTCATTAGCAGCATTCTGCCAAACAGCTACATTTACATATCACAAAGTAGTACCTTCCCCATCTAGTCTGTTTTCTAGGAATGCTGCTCAATCGAACTTAACAGTATTAAGGCAGCAATTTATTTTAAGCAAATGTGCAGTGCGGGGGGACAGGGCCTGTCAGGAATTCAGCTTCTTTAGTGATTGTGCCTATTCTCAAATTTATGGaccacattaaaagcttccagaAATTCATTGAAGTCAATGCTACCATCTTTGTTGAAATCAATGCTACGGGCTAAGCTGTCAATGGATTCATCATCAACATTGATTCTCAGATGCAAGTTGAAGAGCTTCCATGTCTGACGGAACTCATCAACAGAGATAAGACCTAAAAAGAATAGGAAGGAAAGGGTATGTCACTGAAAGTGCTGCAgacgcagacacacacacacacacacacaaaactgttgGAAAGTTAAGGAACTTTGGAAATGTAAGAAGCCTCTGGACTTGAATTTAGGGCGCCTAGGCATCTTATAACAAGCCTTGAccgcatatatatatttttttcttggaTAATAAACAGACTACTTCAATTAACTGTTGTGTAgaggtgggacgcaggtggcgctgtggtctaaactactgagcctagggcttgctgataggaaggtctgcggttcaaatccccacgacggggtaagctcccgttgctcggtccctgctcctgccaacctagcagttcgaaagcacaaagtgcaagtagataaataggtaccgctccggcggtaaggtaaatggtgtttcagtgcactgctctggttcgccccatgacccggaagctgtcagcggacaaacaccagctaccttggccagtaaagcgagatgagcgcaaccccagagttgtccgtgactggacttaatggtcaggggtccctttgcctttacctttagatgTGCCCAAAAATGTTCACATAGCTGTCCAAACCAAATCACTGTACAGGCCAAGACCAGGGAATGGGAGAGAGTGTGTGTACTTAGCTATATCAATCTCAATGGTCAGTACAACCATGAACCAGTCCTCAGAGTACAGAACCAACATGGGGACATGAGAAGAAGCAAAACCATAGTCACTTATGGTCTGAAATACTGGAAGAACCACCCATTCCCTAGCTAAATGGTATCCCTGCCTTCTATCTAGAGGGACAAATCAGTACATCGGGACACTATACCTAGCCATGGAGGACAACAAATGTCTCTAATTTTCAGTCGCCTTGTTCCCACACATATccactgtttttgttttccaatacTGATGAAAATCAAGCAGCTTCTACAAATATCCCTcaaattttcccctccccctttccatgtTACCTTCCAATGCACCGCTTTGAGGAACTGGATTTTAACATACCTGAATGATCTTTGTCAATCATATTAAAGATAATCTCCAGATCAGCTTTGTATCTACACAGGGTTTCCACCAAAAATGGCTGGACCTGAAAAATGTTTTATCAGAAATCAGAATATACCCAATCTATGAAACTATTACACTGCAATCAATTTCATGCGCtgtgctattattattttaatgaaagcATTTGTCCATATATCACGTCATCTAGAGACTTTGGCCCCTCGGAATGTGCTtaattataactcccatcatccctaaccattgggcaTGTTTGCTggtgctcatgggagttgtagttcagcatgctctggagggccaaaggttccccatacctgttaTAATGATCAAAGATCTGAATTCAGGTCTAGGTTCAAAATCAGGCAGTGGGGGGGGAACCTCCTCATTGCtcatacttagcctttctacttagaacttcgaaaggactttaaagtaacagactaagcagtaaatttacaacataaaacatcaccccctatgtATACACAGAAATACTATATCTTCATTAGTTGAAAATTTGTTGAGTTCCAAAGCCCCTTGGCCCGGTCGCTCCCAATGTAATGAAATAACCAGACAAGACAGCAGCATATAGATTTTGGGTTGATATAGATGAAAATTCATTCTAGAAACACCTGCTTTCTAGAAGCACgtattttatacagtggtacctctggatgcgaacgggatccgttccggagccccatttgcATCACGAgcagtgcgcaacctgaagcgccacgtctgtgcatgtgcgtgacgtgattcggcgcttctgtgcatgcgcaaaccgctgaacccggaagtaacccattccggtacttccgggtttggcgtgttcgtaacccgcACCAAACGCAACCTGCAgagaacgcaacacgaggtatgattGTATGTGCATGAAAACATCGggcaatttcccccccttacaGAGTTTCACACTCCTGCTCGGTAAGAAACCAGTTGACTAAGAGATACTGCAAACTTttctaaaacatttaacatttaataTTCAGTAGCTTTAATTTGGCTACCAAAATAAGTGTCTCTACCTCTTTTAATCATCTTGGTAAAGTTGCAATGTGCAGTATTGCCTAAACTGGCATTGCAAACTTCAGAATGtgcaaacagaaataaaaattcgTATCTGGATGGGGACCATGCCTTCTACTCATTTGTTAGGTTTCTTGCATTCTACTAATTTGTTTAAATCTAAGGATTGTGAGTCTATTGCCATTCAATTGAATTTTTGCCATCAACTCCAATAGGGCCAGAGTTACGTTTGCCACATCCTAGAAGacagtagaaaaacaagaactcaggccacaatgatgattcaagtgattcaagtttttcaagtctcttatgaatagatttatttcttaacatAGGGTCTCTCATTATTCCAGCTGAAGAAGGatcaccgaaacagggccttgtcctggcacattaatttcacctggtatataaactttaagaaataaatctgttCATAAGAGACTTGAgaaacttgaatcaattgaatcattattgtggcctgagttcttctTTTTCCTACTATTTTCTGCATCGCttctatcaagaactccaacttttttagTTACATCCTAGAAGACAACACTATTACCGGCTACATAATACAGTACAGGCCAGCAGCACATTCATTTTACATAATCACCAATGGCAAAACCCCACACACAAAGTCTACTTGGCCAGTtcagaggaaaaacaacaaattCACTGACACCGTACCCTTAAAATGTCTTCTTAGAAGAAAATATCATTGTGTTCAAAGGAGCTCACTCTCAGTATAGCAGCTAGCGTATTGCAGCTGGGATGCATTTTTATAAACAAGAAAGGCTTTCAAAAAAGATCTCCCCCACCAAAGAATCTAAATAGAATTAAGTGCTATTACAAGATCTTATTGTAAAACATCTTAACAAGGCTGTGAAAGTCAGCTGCTTCCTAAACTATCTCACCTCTTTGATGGGTAGTTGGATTTCAAAGTTGTCAAAAGATGAAAGGTATTCAACTCTACCATCCTGGTCCAGGTAAACTAGCCGTGAACGCAATGTTCTCCAGGGGAGATCGAGACATAAGACAGACTCCACTGCTGAAGCCCACTCACCAGGAGAAATCTTTcctgtcaaaaataaataaaaaagagcacTTTATGGTCGAAAGGAAGCAGGTGAGACAATGCATTTTTTATTGAGTCACTACACTGAGaattgctgtgggttaaaccacagagcctagggcttgctaatcagaaggtcggtggttcgaatccccacaacggggtgagctcccgttgctcagtcccagctcctgcccacctagcagtttgaaagcacgtcaaagtgcaagtagacaaataggtaccactccagtgggaaggtaaatggtgtttccgtgcgctgctctggttcaccagaagcggcttagtcatgctggccacatgactcagaagctgtacaccggctccctcggtcagtaacatgagatcagcgccgcaaccccagagttggacacgactggacctaatagtcaggtgtccctttacctttacctttacactgagAATAGATTATAAGATTCTTATTTCAGTGTGCAGAACTCCAGAATTTCTCCGACAATGTTAAAActgttaatttaaaataaattgcaaaactcaatggcttggatcctaacaAGGTAAGGCACAGAAGGCAATTTTTATGTCCTGGTTCACCAAACCACCTCCCTGAGAACCTTCTCTGGAGTCATATGGGTCTTGCTGAACAACATGGAATAGGACATGGGTGGAGAGAAAAGGCTGCAAACTTTCCTGCCATGAACATCCTTAAGATGATAATCTTTGAACCCCAGCCTAATTTTGGCTGATTCCGCACATATCCCCATCCCATGTTGCTCAGAGGAGCCTCCGCCACTGCCCAGAAAGACTTTCTTGGGATACTTTCCTTCTATGAAGATCCTcaggttaactttttttttaaaggtgcaagaCAAGAATGTCTTATCCATCTGAAATACAAGTTGAGGAATTGCAACAGAATTCATTCCATCTGATATGCCTAGATGAACATGATTTGAGATCAAAGCAATCACTTATTTTAAGGACATCAGATTGGATGGAGCCTGCCAGGGGAATGATTCAtaatattatctttttttttttacatcagagATGCATAAGATATTAATGAAAAACTTGCTCACTTCAAAAGATCGCACTGCAAACTGAAAAATTAATTCTCTAATACAATTTTTTCCTTCCATATGTATACTGCAAAACACATGTGGCAGGTGGAGCTCTGCTGCCTTCAAGAATTGCCACCTCATTCAAGAGGGTAGATTAATATCCAAATTTTTCTTTGCACATGAAAGGGTTCCATTCATGTACACAAGCTGAACATcttgcagctcccaggattagcAGAGTGGATTCTGGGTCTGGCTATTATTGTCCATGTAATTAGACTAAATTGCATATAGAGGGCACCAATCCCTCAGCTGATGGACAGACTTTATTTCTCTGATGCCATCTGTGCAATTTTCAGTACTTATGTAAAAGATACCAGTCtcagagattattattttttaagatgcTTATCTGGAAACTCCAATCATAATTAAAAACCTCTACTATCAGAGACTACTTCCCTTATTTTCTGGCAGCAGATGCTAAAAGCTGGCTACCTGCTAAGAAAAAGTGTGTAGCCAATCCTCCTTCAAATATATGTCCAAATGTTTCCCACCAACCTTTTTGTATTCCAGTGTGCATCGTTTTCCACTTACAGTATTAAACCCCCTTTGTCATTTTTTTGGGTCTGATTTAAAACCTTTAGGAGTTGCTTGGGTTTTCATCATCAGGGCTAGCCCTGACACAACCTTCTTCAGATAgcactaaagcaggggtccccaaactaaggcccgggggatggatgcggcccaatcgccttctaaatccggcccgcaaatcagcgtgtttttacatgagtacaatgtgtgcttttatttaaaatgcatctctgggttatttgtggggcataggaatttgttcatatttttttcaaaatatagtctggccccccacaaggtctgagggacagtgaaccggtccactgctgaaaaggtttgttgACCCCTGCATTACAGGGTGAGGGGGAATAGACGAACGCAGAAATTACAAACTCTATGCATCTGCTTCTAACCTCTGCTTTCTGTTGATTTGCCTTCTATCTCCCACTGATCCATCATAAATACAGTCACTTACTTTACAGTGAAATGGAGCAACTGCAAAGTGCTGTTTTCAAATTGTGTTACCTGTATAATTTGGATCGTACTGTCTAAAAGCAGCAATCAGTTCCGATTTGTGTGTGTAAAGTTTCTCTCGCAAGCACTTCAAAGCAGACAGCTCAATTGCAGTCACCCTACAAGGGAAGAAAGTGAATAGAGTGGACATTTGAAGAATCAAAAATCTCTCCTGAGCTGTTTAACAGCAACTCAGCATTAACCAACCTCCTCCATCAACtctctttacagtggtacctcaggttacatacgcttcatgttacatgcttcactaacccagaaataacgcttcaggttaagaactttgcttcaggataagaacagaaatcgtgctctggcggcgcagcggcagcgggaggccccattagctaaagtggtgcttcaggttaaaaacagtttcaggttaagaacggacctccggaacaaattgagttcttaacccgaggtaccactgtgctttgAAAGAGTAGCTCCCAAACCATGAACTACTTTAAaactgctgagggtcttggcagaccatttCATGATTTTTATGCCCATTGTATAAATTGCAGTTCCATAGAATTCAGATTGTAATacaagaaaatgcaaaataaaaataaaagaagcactaacaatacaattaaaaataaatttgactATTTAATATGATGGATGTGCTgtctcccatcttcaaccacaaattcGCACCAGCTGCCGTGAGTGAAGCTCAGTGACCACTGGTGGTGGACCAGCGCCTTGGAGACAGTTTTGCATTTTCAGTTCTGTTCATAAATCTTTAAAAAGCTAATGTGTGTGCCCTCCTTATCCTACCTCTGATGAAGCGTCTCTTTGCGTGTAGATTTGCTGACTTGATACTGAACAAAACGAGGGATCAGATCTGGGTTTAGTTTGATGTAAGCACCACGATTACTTCCCTCTGCATAGTAGTTTGAAGCAGAAAAAAATAGTGATaacctggttttttaaaaatgaaacaaaaatgcagTTTAAGTAATGAGGGTTTCAAGCTTGATCTGGCAAGATTTTAAACAAGCTGTAGGCTGAACAAAGCAATATGCATAAGTATGACAAAGGCTAATATTGTAAATGAAAGCACCCTTTCCATGGCCGATACTAGGAAACTGAAATGTTCTTTGTATTTGAGATTACACCCAGGGTCATGAGTCTCTTTGTGCAACAggctttaacaaaacaaaacaaaaccttaattCAAGTACTGGGCACATTGTCTTTCGCTAGGACACTGGAGAAAACAGTCCAGCAGAAACTCCATGGGATAAACATGCACAGCTCTTCTGATTTGAAGGGCGAGTTCCACACCTACATTTGTCCTCAAcgaataatttcatttatttatttatacaaatattcATATACCactatatcataaaaaatatCAAAGAGGTTTACAGTAAGatctatatataataaaaattcaaaccaGATTATTATCACCTATTATGGAAATATGCATACTGTATTACCTGCATAAGCGTAGTGGGATAGGAAAGttttcagcttgcatttaaaggctgaaacacctgctgaatctctgttggcagagtAGTGCACAAGGCTGGGCCAATAACACTGAAGGCTCAATTTCGTGTTGAtgccaaatgagcctcaccaactcaggggACAACCAATGACACTCCTGCAAATGATCTCCCAAGCCATTTAATGAAGTATGGGTTGGTGCCCACGTGTCTTGAAATGGCTCCGTGGAAAATAAGGATGGAGAGGTGAAGACAAGAATGAGGAGTGGctggcaactctcagcacccttaacaaactacagttcccaggattatttaggggggagtcaaagtggtataatactgcctTCAATGTATACTGCAGATGGGGCCTAGTAGACTACAAAGACTCTGTGCTGATCACAAGTACCACACAAATATGGTTAGTGACTAGCATCTGGCAGACAGAAGCTCCTGCCTTACTTATAAAAGCCCAGAGACTTACAATAAATGAAACTGTCAAGACTGTGAAATTTAATCTGCAATTTTCTGGTTACCTTTCCATTATGACTGATCTCATAGCCATCCTGTTTGCATTCGTGAGACCGGATGAGCATTTTCAAATTATAACGTCTTAGCAACCTGGCAGTAACATCTGGTCCAAAGTAACAACCTCCTCCTCGAAATTTGTTTGGTGTGCATCCATTCTGATGTTTCGGATCACTCCAGAGAATATCCATCACCTTTCAATAGCAATTAAACAAAATGCTAGTGACCACCCATCACTGGAATAACGTAAATCATAAAAAGCAGAGTTTGGCGGGTAGCTACAAGGTCATCCCATCACAGCATGTAATGggactccctccccctcctctcctaaTATACTTcccaaatctactccagaggCTTGAGGGAACCCCTAAGACTGGAAAGTCCCATCGCCCTATTGGAAACTCTTGCTGTGACAGCACTATGTTGTGGGGATCCTAACTGGGTTTAGTTCAAAACAATATAATTTTATTGTACTAGTGGTGGTGAAACCTTATGACACTGAATAGGTAAGTTGGTATGGTGGCATAGAATGTTGGCTCACATAAGGAATGTTTACAGTTCAGTCTCTCTGAGGGAAAGGAAAATATATCTGTTTGGCTGCGGTTAAACCTCACAAAGTCTTTGGATTTGGGGAAGGTTGCCTGAGGGGTGCATCCAGAGAAACCTGTTTGCTGAGCATATGTCCTAATTTGTTCACAGGAAGATTAGACAACATTGGAGATTTAATAAACATTCATTCCAAATTGTATGCGGGCAGGTTAGATGACCTTACATCAAAGCAAGGGTCTTTCCCACTATTTCCCTTATTGCAAAAATTCTGATCTCTTGGGGAAGgcagtttgttgtgcaagacctcccaacCAGCTAGAATTGTGCGGCCTGAATTTGCCAACATGTGACTGGATTTCAACAGTGATGGTCTGGAAGTGCCTTGATATCTGAGAAGGGATTCCAGGTGGCAAGGAAACTAAAGTGCAGGGAGCCCTGGGGCGAGGGAGCTAAAGGAAGAATTCAAAATAGGCATTGTATTGCAAAAAAGCAAAGGTAGATGAAAGAGATTTGAGGGTGAGGGCAGAGGGAATACTAAACTCAGACTGTGTTTTAAATAAGGGATGTTCAATCACCCCTCACATGTTGAGAGAGGAGTAGCACACCTATAGAGTATACCAATGGAGAACCCATTCTGTGAAGGAACTCGACCCACATACCCTTTTGATTCAGCCCAACATCATCCTCAAAGCATGAATTGGTGTTCATTTAAGCACTCACATGCTGACTTGACAAACCAGCCTTTTTGTTTTGTCTGCAAGCTTCTAGCAACTATAATTTGATATGAAAGTAATTAGCATGCTCATTACATTATCTCAAAAGCTTGTttccaagtttgtttgtttttaagattaTTTCTCAAATGTTAACATTTTAATAGACAATATTTGTGGAGGAGGGGAAAGACTCTTATATACAGCTTTGGCATACTTGCTTCCACTCCTTTGTTGTTAATTCTGAGGATGTGTGCGGTGTTGTAACACTGCGAGGCTTAAGATACTGCACCTCCGGAAGGAGACTAGAACTGCCTCTGCCAGGGAGGTTGTCGAGATGCTCTTTGACATCAGACACATCCCTACTGTATCGCCTTCTCTTGCTAGGTGCTGATGTGGACCTTGTCGCCTCTTTGAGAGAGATGTCCTGCCCGGAAAGGGACTTCGTGGCCTCCGTCCGGTGGGAACAGGTTTCTACAAGACTAGCTCCACGTGGCTTACAGACTGTCCCTGCATTTGACTTCACTGGCCTCAGCACAGACTTCAGCTATAAAGACAAAATTAATGATAGCCATTTATTGGTCTAGATCAGCACATGCATATTGCTGAATTCTGACAGGGAAAGTGAAAATATAGCACTGCAGCTGATCTACCAGATATAGGtgagaagcaattcataaataagTGTTGATCACAATGGAGATCTGCACAAAAATAAATTACCTTAGCCCTGAAAGTGTGTTATCTTTAATGAACTTCGGCCAACGGTCAAGGAGTGGAACA of the Lacerta agilis isolate rLacAgi1 chromosome 4, rLacAgi1.pri, whole genome shotgun sequence genome contains:
- the PPEF1 gene encoding serine/threonine-protein phosphatase with EF-hands 1, whose product is MGCGTSITTRRVNKSERAIKAAVLIQRWYRSYMARLEMRRRYALSIFQSIEYAEEQAQLQLSKFFTFMLDHFTKANETDPDVSSNFFSSTSDYTMREYEQTIEVPASYYGPHLCFPLTVADTDVLLQAFKHRQHLHARYVLQLLHETRKVLQQMPNITHLSTSYTKEITICGDLHGKLDDLLLIFYKNGLPSEENPYIFNGDFVDRGKNSIEILIILFAFLLVYPNHLHLNRGNHEDHIMNLRYGFTKEVMKKYQCYGKAILHLLEDVYSWLPLATIIDSKVLILHGGISDTTDLSFLNLFQRNKLKSVLRPVKSNAGTVCKPRGASLVETCSHRTEATKSLSGQDISLKEATRSTSAPSKRRRYSRDVSDVKEHLDNLPGRGSSSLLPEVQYLKPRSVTTPHTSSELTTKEWKQVMDILWSDPKHQNGCTPNKFRGGGCYFGPDVTARLLRRYNLKMLIRSHECKQDGYEISHNGKVTRIFSASNYYAEGSNRGAYIKLNPDLIPRFVQYQVSKSTRKETLHQRVTAIELSALKCLREKLYTHKSELIAAFRQYDPNYTGKISPGEWASAVESVLCLDLPWRTLRSRLVYLDQDGRVEYLSSFDNFEIQLPIKEVQPFLVETLCRYKADLEIIFNMIDKDHSGLISVDEFRQTWKLFNLHLRINVDDESIDSLARSIDFNKDGSIDFNEFLEAFNVVHKFENRHNH